A DNA window from Thioalbus denitrificans contains the following coding sequences:
- the trhA gene encoding PAQR family membrane homeostasis protein TrhA, whose amino-acid sequence MYEGERFNSITHLLGAGAALAGLVVLVVIAAGEGDPWKIVSFSIYGATLLALYTFSTLYHSVRGPAKSILRRLDHHAIYLLIAGTYTPFMLVALRGALGWTLFAVNWGLAVVGIVLDSLPRPGRRILPIVIYLVMGWIGVIALGPLLEFLAPAGVAWLLAGGILYTVGVVFYVFDKRVRHFHGIWHLFVLAGSLCHYFTVALYLA is encoded by the coding sequence ATGTACGAGGGGGAGCGGTTCAACAGCATCACCCACCTGCTGGGCGCGGGCGCGGCGCTGGCGGGGCTGGTGGTCCTGGTGGTGATCGCCGCCGGCGAGGGCGACCCCTGGAAGATCGTCAGCTTCTCCATCTACGGCGCCACCCTGCTGGCGCTCTACACCTTCTCCACCCTCTATCACAGCGTGCGCGGCCCGGCGAAGTCGATCCTGCGCCGGCTCGACCACCACGCCATCTACCTGCTCATCGCCGGGACCTACACCCCGTTCATGCTGGTGGCCCTGCGCGGCGCGCTGGGCTGGACCCTGTTCGCCGTCAACTGGGGGCTGGCGGTGGTGGGCATCGTGCTCGACTCCCTGCCCCGCCCGGGACGCCGGATCCTGCCCATCGTCATCTACCTGGTGATGGGCTGGATCGGGGTGATCGCCCTGGGGCCGCTGCTGGAGTTCCTGGCCCCCGCGGGCGTGGCCTGGCTCCTGGCCGGCGGCATCCTCTACACCGTGGGGGTGGTCTTCTATGTCTTCGACAAGCGGGTGCGCCATTTCCACGGCATCTGGCACCTGTTCGTGCTGGCGGGCAGTCTCTGCCATTATTTCACCGTGGCCCTCTACCTGGCCTGA